Genomic segment of Anopheles darlingi chromosome X, idAnoDarlMG_H_01, whole genome shotgun sequence:
GCGACAATTTCTACGCCCTGATGAAATTCTCGACAAAGTTATGATATCAACACAAGCGAACGGAGGTTCCTCGAATGTTCCCCGTTTACTAGCGGCTTGGATGCATTATTTCCCATACGATTTTAGAGATGAGCGTATGATGCGTATTGTTCGAAGTTTCACAGAGCAATCAAccgaaaatgacaaaaaattCCAACGCGAAAGGAATACACTTTCACGAGCTTTGCGCCGATTAGCTAATCGCTTGACAAAACTAGAAAAATATGAACTGGACAAAAATCTCTTGCAGCAACTAAAATACAATGCCGACGAATGGAGAAACGCACAACCGCTAGTGGAGTTAGCTAGCGGTTCGCCTGTTCTGATGGCCAATACTCTTACTACGATAGAGGCAGAACGCTTCTCATTCATAGCTCTGGAAGAATTCTTTCCAGCACCGTACAGCTCTACTTCATGTCGAATAGGAGTTAGCAATTTATTAGCCTATGTACAATGGTACAATAGGCTAACCTACGTTGTTGCCACAGACATTTTACGATCTCCTCGTAAAAGGCATAGAGCAAGAGCAGTTGAATTTTGGATAGAAACCGGACGCGAATGTTTCAATCGAGGAAATTTTAACAGTCTAATGGCAATCATTGCCACTCTAACTGGTGGACCAATTGGACGactaaaaaaaactgtaaGCAGTGTTGGTTCTATTTTAGATTAGCTAATATCCCTTATACTCAACGACTTCTCTCAATTTTATTAACCGTAGTGGTCTAAAGTgacatcttcatcgtcgtccttaTTGTCTGGTATGACTTCGTCCAGTATGATTTCTGCTTCCGGAGGTATGGGTGGTAACTCATCTTCCTGTAGTAGTGCAGCTGGCGGTGGACGGCAGCAATTGGCTATCCTGGAACACCAAGCTGACCCAACTAATAATTTTGCAACTTATCGGGCCACACTgcaagctgctgcttggcGCAGCATTCCATCCACTTCTAGGTCCTCTTCCACGTCCTCATCGCAGTCATCGAAAAATCATTCATCTTGCTCCTCCGATGATGCACACTCCAAGAAAGAATCTACCATAGCAGTATTACCATTTTTCAGCTTGTTGCTTAAAGATCTCCATTTCCTGAATGAAACTAGTGGAAACTCAATGTATGTTCGTTTTCATTGTCTTATAACAACTTGGAGAATACATTTCTATGTTCAGTATCTAACACTAATAACAAAATTATTTGCAACTATTTCCAGTCTTCCCAATGGTCACATTAACTACGACAAATGGCGACAACTTGGTGAGAGGCTTTTAGAAATTCGTCGTTGGCAAAAGCGAAGTAGCTATCAACGGCGCTGCAGGCTTGGGCGACGGCATAAATCAGTGACAGCAGAAGTTGTATCACTACGGGAATCTATTGAACGTGGTCCAATAATAGGTGACAAAGAGACAAATTCTTTAGAAGCATCGAAACATATTCGCGAACAAGTTGATTCCACAACTTGTGTCGATGACAGTGAgcgcggtgcagcagcattggcgaaGGTTAGTTACGAACGAGAGGCGCCCGAAGGTGCAGTTGAAAAAACACACTGGAAATCCTTGCAACAGTATAGCACCTAAGATATTTTTATCATCAAGGGATCACAATTTTACTATATATGCTATTTATGTACTACTGGTAAGACCTGATAGATCCCGATCTCTATGAGGTCTAGAGCTCGATCTTATCCTTTTTAGGCCATCACATTAGACTGCTGCAAACTTTATATTTTCTGCTACCAGAACCCAAAAATTAATCAGTTACAGTTAGTTACTTGCttattttaatataaatattttttcgtagcaagaaaaaaattacaaacgaCTTTCAAATTAAGCAGTTCATCGCTGAGTATTACCATTGTTTTAACAGTCAAACACTAATATGTGCACACAACTTAActattatatttattttttagaTAATATTTCTATCTTTATTGTTATATTGCATAAAATCAGCtttttaaaaagcaaaacgatttcaattatttaataCTAGCATGCTACAATAGCTTTAAAACAGATTTTAATAGGACGATCAGATTACGAGAAACAAAATCCTTGAATCGTAAATTTAGGTTCGTAAAAGTGTCTCTAAATATGATAATGGGCCCAAATCTGACAATTGCGTGTAATTCACGGTCCAGTGAAAGAAGAGCTCTTAGGGCTTAATTTGCTTTTATGAAATTAATCAATTCGTAGTACGCTAAGGCTCATCTTGTGTTTGCAATGCAGCGATGCGACAATGACCAATGGTTTCCATGGTCTATTACAAACTCACTTTTTGCTAAAAGCAAATTAAGCGCTACGAGCTTTTCTTTCACTGGACCATGCTTTGATTTAACTGATTTTTTTCGAATGAAAATTTCAGGCGAACGTCAGAATATAGGGCCCTATATGAAACGTGTTCATATGAACCAACGCAGCAAcaatatgtttaaaaacatGTATCTGATGGAATCTTCATTGTATTATACCTTaatattaaacatttttttaacagGAGGGCAAAAATACTGTAAAAATACTTACAATTATGATAGACGGAACCGTGCTTTTAcataaatttaattgatgCTCTAGTACAGATTCTATCTGTTCAGCAGAATCATATTACATTAGGGATACATTTTTGTAGACATGTCTGGTATTTATTTTGCCAaccacaataaaaaaaattgccaCCACAATAAATCCTTCCCTGTGCGAATTTTTATAGTACGTAAGATTTTATACATAAAGTATAACGTAAATAAACAACATATAAGGTACttcttttatattttttcgaaaaaaaaagattaatgaACATTTAATTCGGGACTCCTGATTTTTCCTGAAACGGAATGAAACTACCGGAAAATGATGTAGAATAGCACTGGTTAGTATGAGTCATATTTTTATTGATGTATCTATAGTTTTCTGACTTCAAAAACATACAttgtttttctccttttcgaACCCATAGTGTTTGACAATGGAACACATGAAAATGTAAAGTTGTCATAAAATGTAATAAgcgagttttccattttcgaagTATAATTAAGTCATCGCTATCCTGGCGTTTGCTATCACTGTACTACGCACTTTTGCAAGAAGCATACGAAGTAAAATagtgaaaaaaccattcatcaTATATTCGTGCAAAATAGAATGTTCATACTATTATGTATTCTACCtatattttaattattactATAATTTGTAAGACCTGATGTACTGGCCATTTACTGTAGATAAACAGACACGAAATATGACAGAGCCGTAGACACGTGGTACATTTCCTTAATTTAAACAATGATTCTCTCAGTCGAAGCATCGAACCATAGCAAAGCTTAACTTAACAAGCAAAATAATAGATATAttcaaaaaaatgaaacttcCATTCGACTAATGGCACTGATAAAATTAAATCGAGTAGTTTTAATTGCTTTGTTCAGAATTAGTGGCATCGTTTGAGTTCACGATCAGTATTTCCTCAAACAACAGACTCTTTAGTATGTTTTCccgtacacacagacagagcgaATCACCAAAAAGCCTCGAATTTCATGGAATTTAATATCTGATACTGCTGCGTTCCTTTCTTATACATTGGAACTTTTTCAACCCACGAGTATCTTGATGAAAAGTCACTTTGACTAGATCTTCATTTATTATGGAATAAACTGAAATTTCAAAAGCGATATTTTTGGATTCATATTTTTGTGGGTCTTCTATTTTCTCCAGCGAATATTTAGGTTATTATATTATCGTGGAAATAGCGtcatatttttcattaaatcaaTTCATACATCAAGTTAAATACGTCTAAAGTGTGTAAAATTGTCTACAATAAGCAAACCTTGCAAAAACCAATACGATTtatgaaagaaaaatggctctTCTCGTTTCTTGGCAGTTGTTTCATATTCCCGCACTTACAGCATCAGGAGTCAGTCTATCTGTTATAATAGTTATTGAATGTCATTTTGCGGAATAGTAAAAATGCCTGTATCTGCTCATGTGATTCATACCATGTGAAGCAACCTGCCGTGCATATCGTTAAAGAAAATTTTATTATCGTTGATATCTTTACTAAACATCGATATCTGAAATTTGGATCGATCTTAAGCACATCTTACCCTTGCATAAAGTTAACTAGGTGTATGTTAGATTGGGAGGTAGCAGGGCTACGGGTTGCATCGGCAGGTTGAGGTAGCATTTTGCTCGGCAGATATTTTAATGCATACGGTTAAGTGTTATGAATGTTAGAAGCTTTGAAATGATAATTATGAAAACTTCATAAAGTTTCCTTTAGTTACTCTTCCCACTCTTTTTCATCTACGCCTTCCATGCTGTCTTGTTCGAGAGTTTTATTCACAGGCATTCGTGCACTGACGGCGTTCTTTATCTGAAACGACAATTATCGTAATATATTATAAACTCTTAATTTGCGACAATGAGACTAATGTTTGGAAAAGCTGAGATACCTCCTCTTTCACTTGCTCTGCAGACTTTACTGGCGATTTTGCATAACCATACGGCGTTTCGGATGattcaattttcttcaaattctgAGCAGCCGGGTTGTTTAAAGATGACACTGGGAAATCGATTAATGacaattatttcaattatATAATTTTTATACAATTCTTCGTAAAATTATAAGAAATTTGTTTAAGCTTACATGCATCCATTCCAACAGGCTGTAGACTTTTTCGCGCTGGTTCAACATCTTTGCCGGCAAACCATTCTTCTGCTGTGATAGTCGCTTCCCACAATACCTTGGTGGGCGGGAAAAGATCATCTTGGAACAAATCTGATTTAATCCGGGGAACTGTAAAGCTTAGCGCTTCTACTGTGCCATTAGTAAGCCTTTGCGCTTTTGCAAACTCAACTGAGGCAACGTCGCAGTTATTCTTTGTCAAAAAGCTTAATCCTTGGGTCATTGATGCGCAACGGTGATGCGATAAGGGACAGATGAATGGTGTCTCATCTGTTATTTCAAAACAGTAAATCCGAACATCACCTTTTCCAGTAGCAAATAAAGTTGAGCTGTCTTCGTCATAAAAAGGCATTAAGATAGCAGGCGAAACGTCTAAACCTACCATTCCCACAGGAATGTTAAGGTCTGTGGATTTATACACGTAAATCTGACGTTCCGAGACTCTGtggatatttaaaaaaagttataaaaaaaagttcatcGAAATCCTCGCACGTTTCATACTTGTCAAATCCAGTCACTACCAAATATTCGTCTTCTAGTGCCCATACAATACGAGCTCCGCGTGTGCCAACTGGTCCCGTACCTTCTCTGATTGGTTCCTCATTCTTTCGTGGCTCAAAAATCCGAATACGTGTATCTTTAGCGATAGTAGCGCCATACTTCCCACACTGACTCCAGGAGAAACATAGAATTTGATCTGTATGGCCTCGCAGACAATATTTTTCTACCATCTCGGTCAAATCCCATATTTTCATATACAAATCGCTGCTTATTGTAAGTAGCACATTTTTGGCAAGAGGATGAAAACGAATAATATTAATTTTATCCGTATGCGCAACTAATTCGGCAGCAGGTTCATTAGTTGGCTCAATCAGTCCGCCATCAGGGATCAGCCAAAGTTTCACAGACCCATCGTCACAAGCAACAGCCAGTCTTTTCGCATCAAATGGATCCCATTGAAAATCCattatattttgtttgttaacCAGTGTCGCCATTACTCCATCGGGAAGACGTCCAGGTTTATTCAACTCTAGTACAGCAATTTTCCCACCAGCGCCTGCTATCGGCACTGCAACGCGTTCAGCATTTGCATGAAATCCATCGCATTCTCCCGGAATTTGCCGACTGAGATTTCGTATGTTTTCAATATTGGTTCCTCTCTGTCCTGGTGTACCTTTTAAGTGGCGGAACTTCGAAACTCTACCAAAAACTGTAGAAGTACGCTTTGACACGGTTGTATTGTTTTGAATGGACTGTGCAATGttgcttcgtttgttcgtATCCGTAACATTCTCTTTTGTGAGATCACTCCTGTTGCGTAGGAAATCAATGTTAGGAAGAGATATAACATCTGGATCATCAGTGACTTTTTGCTCTCCCCTTACTTTTAAAGACTCGCGCCGTCTGCAAGAACAATAAAATGAGGGGAAAAATTGGACCATGCTTCTTTCTGCTCATTCGTTAAATTTTCAATATTGGGTCAAAATGTACCTTACCTTAAAAGTGTAGGTGAGCCATGCTTGTCTTCCTGTACACTTTGAGATCTACCTTCATACATTCGACGTCTTTCGGCAATACTGGTTCTTTGAGAACTTTGACGATCAAATTCGCCTTTTTCCTCAACTGTAACATCAAATTGATCAACGGATTCCGCAGAAATGTTTTTCTCGTAATtctgtggaaaaaaaatcaatgaaaattTAGATACAATATGGAAATAGACAGAACAAAAGATAAATTAAACCAATTTGACCTTTTCGTTTCTATCAATCTGTAGATATTTTTTCAGATCCAGGGAGTATGCGTGAAAACATAAGTTGGTTGTATtataatatttttatgttttacaaaatcaGCAGAAATATTTGCTACGTTGTACTTCACTACGACGATCAAACAGTTACCTTTCTTAACTCGGCAGTTGATATAACAGACGTATCTTCTACATAATCATAATTTCTTTCATGGCCGTGCTCAACCTCATCGGTGAATTTGATCCCATCAAGACATAGGTTCTCTTCATTCTGTTCACCGTTTGCATCTTGGCTTTGGTCGACAATCGCCGGATTAGCCGCATCCTTATCTGGCATTTCCGAACACGGAGCTTGAGGAACGTTGAAAACTTTATCGAAAGAAAATTCCCCATGCGTATTGGAGCCGCTGAACGGTTTCGGTCCAAGACGTGGCTAGAGAAGAAACAGTTTGCATTTAGTATACATGATATAATGAACAAATACGATTAAAACTtaattataaaatatgttaaaaacGAACGTCCTCCAAGATGCACAtaaattttaacattcattggaaaataggaaaagtaaaaatatactttaaaacagaaaattaaaaatattatacTACATTAAAAATACTTAAGAGCTGTATAAAATATCAACTGAATCAAATAATAAATCATATACTTGGTACAGATAGTTTCAAACAATGTTTAACCTTATATGAAGCTGTAGTAGTTCTAGGTCTTGCTATAGGTCTAGGTGCTGCTATATTACAGGCATCTTCCGTCGTTCCTGAGAGCAACTCTGAAACAGAATTATTTCTTGACGTTCTTGGTAATGGTTTCGGTGGACTGGTATCTTCTGGTTTTTCCGTTTCAGTATTCAAAGTATCTGTTGCCGCGTGCGTTACATCTTTGTGCTTCGATTGGTGGATTCCGTTGTCCATGTGGATTTCGTCCGTGTTAGCATTTTTGTTAGACTTGGTTCCTTTGAGCAATGTGAGTTCTTTAAATTTTTGTTCAAATTCACATTTCtctgtgtgtgattgttgttCCATTTGCTTAATTTTATCTTTAATTGTTACAAAGCTAGGTTGCTCAATAATATCCTTTCCAGTGTTAACCACAGAACATGGGTAAGAAGGTTTGCTACTACGTGTTTTGTTCGCTATATTGTTTACTACTTCATTGAGTGGTCCTCGCATGATCTTGGCAGAAATGATTCGTACAGTagcaataaatttgaaaaataaaaatgggaaatattGATTAATTTAATGTGAAGTATTATTTGTCATGGAGTCTACAAATATAGAGAATAATTAATGTATTTTtaacacagaaaaaaacaatgtcTGTTACTGTCTATATCAATAGAAATCTATTgataatgtaaaaaaaagagtaTCTAAATAAGTTATTGAACAAGAACGGGGTATTTTTTATCGTTAGTATTGCCATATGAAGTATAACTGTTATATTACTGTTACTTACAATGATAGGTGCATCACCTAATTCGCGTTTTGCCGGATCGAGACTTATTTTCGGTACGTTTGCATCGATTCCGTTTATCCATTGGGTAGCAGAAAGCTCGCTTTTATACCCATTTGTATCTGGGAATAAGTCGCTATGGAAGTCGCGATAGCTCTATTGAGGAATcatgaaattattttaattaaaataataatatattCACCATGCCTTGTTAATCAATTGAGATTACCTTTCTCGGCACCTGATACATGATTGGTATCACAGAATTGGAAGTTAATTGTATAATACGATTGACTTCTCCTTCCATGACTTTGAGAGCTCGTTTTGGTACAAGACAAGCTCCCTTTGTCTGTTCTCCGGAATGGCGAATACCTTCTATCAAGAATGGATCTTTGTCGATCACCTCTAAGTAATTGATCGTGGTATCACCTTTTCCACATAGGAACAGCATATTGGTATCAGGATCAAACAGCGGCATTAGAACACCAGTTGAGCAATCTAATTCAAGAGTTTTTTCGGGAGTTGATATATTGCGAATGTCACGAATTATAACCTGACGTAGACGAGATGCGTCAAAGCCGGTTGTAAGCACACGATTCTGATCGCCTAGCCAGACAATTCGGGAATCCTTGATACTTTGATGGCTATCTGCCACCATTACTATCGGTGATTGAGCTCGTGGATCTAAAACACGAACCATCTTATCTTTGCAGCTTGTAGCACATATTTTTCCATCTTGTTTCCAACCAAGAGATTGAATAACTTCAGGATGTTCGTTGTTAGCTGTtcccgataaaaaaaaacatgaaaaaaaaataattacctCACTCTTGATTCATTATTTCAAAAATTTCATAGACCTTACAGAATGCTTCCTGTTGGTTGGTTAAATCCCACAAGCTGACACACCCTATCGCGGTAGCAAAAAGCAAGCAGTCTGCGGTGGGATGAAAACCTACAGTTTCCACACGTCGTTGTTTAGTGGAAAAGCAGCATTCCGGATTGGAAATAGATTGCTCTAACCCTTTTTCAGGTATGTGCCATACTTTTACGAGGCAATCCTGCGATCCAGTAGCTAGAAGACCGTCATGAAACGACGAGAAGTCCATGTATGTCACCGTATCCGAATGAGCTTGCAGTAGAGGCATAATTTTGCTCTTTCTCCCACAATCGTCGATTGGAAGTACTGCAAGGCTTGATCCAGCATGCTCCCAATTGAACGCAATGAATGCTGCAGACGCTGCGATGTTATTACCATAGGTTTGGTATGAACCTACACAGATATCTCTTATGCAAGCTTCTGGCTTCGGGACCATCGGTGTAGCGTTCTTATACTTCGATGCTTTAAATCTCCAGGCCATGATTAATTCACCGTTGTTAGCGAAAGGTTTTCAACGTTCTAGTTCTTCTCGTTTCAACTGGATTGGTATTAATAAGAAAAAATGGAGTATtatagaaaatgaaataaaaagaatcTTCGTTCTACATGAAATTATAAACTAATTCAAATTAAAGCTAAAGAAACATACCCAAACTAAAGAAACATACCTTTAGTCATATTATTAATATTGTTTAATGAACGGTTAACAATATCTGTATCTGATATCAAGAACCAGATATTCGGGTGTTTTGAGGTTAAAAACTGAGCATACgtcataaataaaatataaatgaaTGGCAAAATACGCCACTTATTAATAgttttaaaatcaattcatGAATTAGACTAAGCCCATTATGAGGCCAAATTTCAAATGATAGGAAAGATAAAGAAGTTGTTTACTAAGCGTCAAGGAAGATTATTTTCAGGCAGAAAACCGAGACATTTATTTCTATCAAATTGTTTAGCCATTCGCACACATACTAGCACAAAACATGCGCGCGCTTCAAACAATCTTATGGCATGATCTGTATGGCATTCTATTCTGATGGTAACGAAAAAAATGGGGTGAATAAACCAAGCACCCTACAAAACAAAGACACCTACAATAGGTGAGGGAAAATTATGAGAGATATAAGAAAAGgtattttaaaaatgtttagAGCCAAGCATTTTTGTGCAGTGAATATTTCGATTTgacattttatttcattactcATAAAGAAGATAAGGAAAGAGAACTCAATGTTTCGCTACTTTAGAGTCTTGCGCTGACAACGCGATAAagaatttcaaaataatcattAAAAGGAGTTGCTATATTAAGTAGAAAGTAAGACCGGGACATATGCCTAGGTTGCTGTGCTTGGAAGGGTTACTGTGATTgaaaccggcaccagcaccggcacaaatgaaaaccaaactgTACATACCCGATTCCGTAGCCGATGATTGGTGAAttcacaggattttcaaaatatGACACTGGTCGGGTACGGTTTTCAGTGCTTGGAACGCTTCACCCGAGGGATAAAGCCGGATGTTATTTCTTGATTGCTGAATATTAACAGGTTACGGATAGGAAAATATATTGTATCGAACACTTATCAGTTAATATCGTTTCTTATTATGCGAATGAAGAAGACACTCGTCAAACACCAACCAAGACGACGACTCACATCCAATAGTCAAGTCCAATCCAACATTCGAGTTTCAGTCATGACAACTCCATCCAATATTCGAGTCCCATTCCTTCCAACATTCAAGTCGCATTCTACATTCGAGTCTGGAAGTTCATAGGGAAGGAGGAATGTTTGTtatgtgagtgagagagatgaGTAAGGTGTTGTCATCCCGATCTCAACCCCAATTCAGATcggaaatttaaaataatgtaaCTTTATGAACAACTTTCTGCATTTTATTCATCATTCAtactttttccattccattactCTCCACATACTTTTTCAAACAATCAACCTTACAATGACCAAAAGATAATCATCGATGTGTCGATTAGTGAACGTATGGTATTACGTACGTATGGCTTATAGTTAGCCGAGCTGGatttgagaaaaaaagatgTTGAGCTGTGGAATGAATGAGTTTGTTCAAGGATTTAAGATACAATTGACAATTTCTAACTAATGTGTTTATAAGCAGAAGGCATTAGTTGCACATCATTGAATATTTTCATTGACTCCCTTATATAAAATATTCACAAGTTTCAGATCAAACATGATTAGATGAATATTATACACTAGACATTTGACTGTACAATATTGGAAGCAAACAACACGGTCATTTCACTTACTCAGAGAGTAACGTAAACATTGTTTATTCTTAAAGTACTCGTTTTAAGTAgctactgtttttttttatccacaCCATTAGCATTTTCGTTGCTCTGTAAATGCTTTGTGGAATCTCCCAAGGAAGAACTTTTCCTAGAAAAACGACAAACGCCATCCTTGCAGTCTAATTGATAGGTCGCCTCGTCGgaagatgtttgtttgttgtcagGTGCGGTTTTTTTCTCCCAGGGGTTCCAGTATTTTAATAGAATCGGTTGAACTAGTTTGTGCCAAATATAAAGTAGAACGGGAATTATGAAACATGGAACACAAACCATATCGAAACCTTTTCCGATCAGAGTCACGAGGAAGCTAAGACCACTTAATAAATTTTCCGTCCGTTCTTGTTtggctttttgctttttcttcgtTCACAGCACCCCATTGACAATCGCCAACTCGGTGGATACGGCCACTGCTCAAAATGATTCAGCGTGTGACTTTTTTTCACAGAgacaaacatttatcaaattaAGATATTAGGAAAGGGGATAGGGGATGGAAAACagttaataaaattaaaattgaaaatttatagTGCAAAATCAGCCCCCCGCCCTTTGTTAAATGCTTAATAAGCGTTTTATAATTTGGTCCTGTGAAAAAGAGCACACACATTTGCTAGGAAAGCTGTTTTCGGCTTCAGCTCCTCGATGCGCAACTCCTTGACTTGGCCATCTGGGCTTAAACGTCGCTCGATCGACTGGCAAGACTGGCCAACTAAACATTGAAATTAGCCCTACTTCTGATTGCATTTCTACAGCCAACAGTGTTGAAAATCCCAGGAAGAAAACTTTCTATTTCGTGATGACGGTATCGTATACTCATAAATTTACAGCTAGCTTTTATGCGGAATAATATAGTATTTgttataattttgttttttgtatgtcttgtgtgagtgtttatgtttgtcttgttttgtAACATTCAATAAAATAAGCTTTTTTACATCCAAAATACAGCATCACCAAGGCCAGGTAGGCATGATTTCTATTTCTCCTTAGCTAATGAGATGGCTAATTGCTAATAATGTGTTTAATATAATTCCATTTTCAATCGCCAACGATTTTATTACTGAGAGCTCTTCTTTTGTCAATTTAGGCAATGTTTGCGAGGGTAACATTCTACCCTTCTCTCTTCTACAAcgttttgatggaaaaaatTACATCTCGGAATTGGTATGACCGAATAGACGAAAATGTCATACTAGGAGCACTGCCGTTTCGTTCGATGGCACAGGAGCTCGCGCGTAAAGAAAATATAAAAGCCGTAGTATCAATGAATGAAGATTACGAGCTATGGGCATTCTCCAATGATAAAGAGAAATGGGCGAAATTAGGAGTTGAATTCTTACAACTTGAAACAACTGATATTTTTGAAGCGCCCTGTCAAGAGAAGTTATGGAGAGGAGTAAATTTTATGAATCGGTTTCTACCAAAAGCAGATAAACTCCCAGGCATGTCGCAAATCGAAAGTTGTAACGAAGTTCCAGGAACAATCTATGTTCATTGTAAAGCTGGCAGGACAAGAAGTGCTACATTAGTGGGATGTTACTTGATAATGGTAATACATTTCTGCATAAcaaataaattacatttatTAATCTTAACTATTTCTTTTAGAAGCACGGCTGGAGCCCAGAACGAGCAGTAGATCACATGCGCGAATGCAGACCTCACATTTTGCTTCGAAGCAAACAATGGGAAGCACTACGAATATTCCATGAGGCAAAATCATCTTCCAAACACTAGCCATGTATTTAATACATTATAAAGTGAAATTGTATAGGATTGGTATGAGGTGCAACTGTTTATTATTTCCTATATCAAGCAATCCGGGAAAGGTGTGGTATTGATTACACAACTAATTATCCtcaaatttgaatttcgtTATACTTCATTTGTGTAATAAATACATTCTATGATTTCATGATCTATTGTCGTTATATTTCAATAcattatcattttcattctttgGATTTGGCTGCCCAAATTCGTGTTACGCAGCCAGCTATTCCGACATCGTTGTAATTAAAGTAGAACAGACCTCCCAATGTGGCCGCAGAGACGAGTAGTAGTAAACCATGGGCCAATTTCGGGACAGTTGTGCCAAAAAGAATAGGCCGCACGTAATCTGTTACAATTGCTTCCAGACCCCTAAAAGTACATAAAAAATATGGATAAAGCA
This window contains:
- the LOC125953256 gene encoding coronin-7 isoform X4 translates to MAWRFKASKYKNATPMVPKPEACIRDICVGSYQTYGNNIAASAAFIAFNWEHAGSSLAVLPIDDCGRKSKIMPLLQAHSDTVTYMDFSSFHDGLLATGSQDCLVKVWHIPEKGLEQSISNPECCFSTKQRRVETVGFHPTADCLLFATAIGCVSLWDLTNQQEAFSNNEHPEVIQSLGWKQDGKICATSCKDKMVRVLDPRAQSPIVMVADSHQSIKDSRIVWLGDQNRVLTTGFDASRLRQVIIRDIRNISTPEKTLELDCSTGVLMPLFDPDTNMLFLCGKGDTTINYLEVIDKDPFLIEGIRHSGEQTKGACLVPKRALKVMEGEVNRIIQLTSNSVIPIMYQVPRKSYRDFHSDLFPDTNGYKSELSATQWINGIDANVPKISLDPAKRELGDAPIIPRLGPKPFSGSNTHGEFSFDKVFNVPQAPCSEMPDKDAANPAIVDQSQDANGEQNEENLCLDGIKFTDEVEHGHERNYDYVEDTSVISTAELRKIDRNEKNYEKNISAESVDQFDVTVEEKGEFDRQSSQRTSIAERRRMYEGRSQSVQEDKHGSPTLLRRRESLKVRGEQKVTDDPDVISLPNIDFLRNRSDLTKENVTDTNKRSNIAQSIQNNTTVSKRTSTVFGRVSKFRHLKGTPGQRGTNIENIRNLSRQIPGECDGFHANAERVAVPIAGAGGKIAVLELNKPGRLPDGVMATLVNKQNIMDFQWDPFDAKRLAVACDDGSVKLWLIPDGGLIEPTNEPAAELVAHTDKINIIRFHPLAKNVLLTISSDLYMKIWDLTEMVEKYCLRGHTDQILCFSWSQCGKYGATIAKDTRIRIFEPRKNEEPIREGTGPVGTRGARIVWALEDEYLVVTGFDKVSERQIYVYKSTDLNIPVGMVGLDVSPAILMPFYDEDSSTLFATGKGDVRIYCFEITDETPFICPLSHHRCASMTQGLSFLTKNNCDVASVEFAKAQRLTNGTVEALSFTVPRIKSDLFQDDLFPPTKVLWEATITAEEWFAGKDVEPARKSLQPVGMDALSSLNNPAAQNLKKIESSETPYGYAKSPVKSAEQVKEEIKNAVSARMPVNKTLEQDSMEGVDEKEWEE
- the LOC125953256 gene encoding coronin-7 isoform X5, yielding MAWRFKASKYKNATPMVPKPEACIRDICVGSYQTYGNNIAASAAFIAFNWEHAGSSLAVLPIDDCGRKSKIMPLLQAHSDTVTYMDFSSFHDGLLATGSQDCLVKVWHIPEKGLEQSISNPECCFSTKQRRVETVGFHPTADCLLFATAIGCVSLWDLTNQQEAFSNNEHPEVIQSLGWKQDGKICATSCKDKMVRVLDPRAQSPIVMVADSHQSIKDSRIVWLGDQNRVLTTGFDASRLRQVIIRDIRNISTPEKTLELDCSTGVLMPLFDPDTNMLFLCGKGDTTINYLEVIDKDPFLIEGIRHSGEQTKGACLVPKRALKVMEGEVNRIIQLTSNSVIPIMYQVPRKSYRDFHSDLFPDTNGYKSELSATQWINGIDANVPKISLDPAKRELGDAPIIPRLGPKPFSGSNTHGEFSFDKVFNVPQAPCSEMPDKDAANPAIVDQSQDANGEQNEENLCLDGIKFTDEVEHGHERNYDYVEDTSVISTAELRKNYEKNISAESVDQFDVTVEEKGEFDRQSSQRTSIAERRRMYEGRSQSVQEDKHGSPTLLRSDLTKENVTDTNKRSNIAQSIQNNTTVSKRTSTVFGRVSKFRHLKGTPGQRGTNIENIRNLSRQIPGECDGFHANAERVAVPIAGAGGKIAVLELNKPGRLPDGVMATLVNKQNIMDFQWDPFDAKRLAVACDDGSVKLWLIPDGGLIEPTNEPAAELVAHTDKINIIRFHPLAKNVLLTISSDLYMKIWDLTEMVEKYCLRGHTDQILCFSWSQCGKYGATIAKDTRIRIFEPRKNEEPIREGTGPVGTRGARIVWALEDEYLVVTGFDKVSERQIYVYKSTDLNIPVGMVGLDVSPAILMPFYDEDSSTLFATGKGDVRIYCFEITDETPFICPLSHHRCASMTQGLSFLTKNNCDVASVEFAKAQRLTNGTVEALSFTVPRIKSDLFQDDLFPPTKVLWEATITAEEWFAGKDVEPARKSLQPVGMDALSSLNNPAAQNLKKIESSETPYGYAKSPVKSAEQVKEEIKNAVSARMPVNKTLEQDSMEGVDEKEWEE